In Candidatus Latescibacterota bacterium, the following proteins share a genomic window:
- a CDS encoding efflux RND transporter permease subunit, translated as MRKISRFSVEHPVTVVMFVLAVFLLGYISFQRLGIDLFPDLNNPRLYIEVDAEEAPPEEIEKQYIEQIESMASRRKGVIGVSSVIRVGSAQTTVEYKWDTDMDEAFLDLQKSVTDFSQNSDIQSIAITQHDPNSDPIMTLVLYHPDNPDLDELRKIAENYIRNELSRLEGIAGVEISGEENKEVLIETDSYLLDAYGLTADQVSQSIQNYNQTASGGEINEMGLRYLIRGISVYETIADIENIVLTWKEPSSDGQQADGRSLTSSTEPTLDGRTPIFLKDVAKIEYTTKEPESIVTFNGRRCLGLSVYKEMKFNTVQASNTLHEALGTLEKALPGYELKVIQDQGEFISTSIDEVKQTALIGILLAVIILYVFLRRLGTTAIVSMAIPVSVVATFNLMYFNGLTLNIMTLGGLALGAGMLVDNAIVVMENIIRNLETGMSLREASIEGTSQVSGAITASTITTIVVFLPIVYLHGASGELFKDQAWTVAFSLLSSLVVAIFVIPMLASRFLKEKTPLREKRSVSFEWYGRVLEKSINHRWSIIGGAALLVLLAALLLPVVGSEFIPKTDVNEFSVRLSLPEGTELERTAGTVAGVEKMIQEILGENVETIFCMIGPVTGMNEIQSSLFQDENTAIVKIILKDDTSLDPGVIVAKLGGAISSIPELESEFLQDQTALMATLGTDSAPVVIEIRGDDNDILERLAIETKEKLLAIEDLYNVETSLEHGRPEVEVVIDRLKAGMYNIGVNSISSQLSDLLTGRDAGEWEYEGEKKSITLRTPDISLSGLQDLQLNASGTRVRLSELSDIRYGFAPREINRHDQVRTAIVTAHQREGRPFDHVIGDIRESLAGIELPSDYRIAITGEEEKRQAEFKDLRFALILSIILVYMVMASQFESLIHPFSILLTIPLAGVGAILIFFILGKTLNIMAYIGMIMLVGIAVNDSIILVDAINRLRRGGMAARQAIIEAGRMRIRPIVMTSATTILALLPLTLGFGEGASLRSPMALAVIGGLVTSTILTLFVIPSVYSVLDRVE; from the coding sequence ATGAGAAAGATATCCCGCTTTTCTGTTGAACACCCCGTAACGGTCGTGATGTTCGTCCTTGCGGTCTTCCTGCTCGGTTACATCTCATTCCAGCGCCTTGGGATCGACCTCTTTCCAGATCTGAACAATCCTCGTTTATACATAGAGGTCGATGCGGAGGAAGCACCTCCGGAAGAAATTGAAAAGCAGTACATAGAACAGATCGAGTCGATGGCAAGCAGACGAAAGGGCGTCATAGGTGTCTCCTCGGTAATCCGTGTCGGATCAGCACAGACCACGGTCGAATACAAATGGGACACGGACATGGACGAGGCTTTTCTGGACCTGCAGAAAAGTGTGACAGATTTCAGCCAGAATTCCGACATACAGTCGATCGCCATTACTCAACACGACCCGAACTCCGACCCGATCATGACGCTCGTCCTATACCATCCGGACAACCCCGACCTGGACGAATTGAGAAAAATCGCCGAAAACTATATCAGAAACGAGCTGTCGCGACTCGAAGGAATAGCAGGAGTCGAGATATCCGGCGAAGAAAATAAAGAGGTCCTCATTGAGACCGACAGCTACCTGCTCGACGCATACGGCCTTACTGCTGACCAGGTATCGCAGAGCATCCAGAACTACAATCAGACCGCTTCCGGGGGCGAGATCAACGAAATGGGCTTGAGATACCTGATTCGTGGCATAAGCGTTTATGAGACGATAGCGGATATCGAGAACATCGTCCTGACCTGGAAAGAACCCTCGTCGGACGGACAACAGGCAGATGGACGATCACTGACTTCATCGACCGAACCGACGCTGGACGGCCGGACCCCGATATTCCTCAAGGATGTTGCAAAAATCGAATATACGACAAAAGAACCCGAGAGCATCGTCACCTTCAACGGTCGACGGTGTCTGGGACTGTCTGTCTATAAAGAGATGAAATTCAATACCGTTCAGGCTTCCAACACTTTGCATGAGGCTCTCGGTACTCTCGAAAAGGCTCTCCCCGGCTACGAACTGAAAGTTATACAGGATCAGGGAGAATTCATATCCACATCGATCGACGAGGTCAAGCAGACAGCACTTATCGGAATACTTCTCGCTGTCATTATCCTATACGTATTCCTGAGACGACTCGGCACGACCGCCATAGTAAGCATGGCAATACCCGTATCCGTGGTAGCCACCTTTAATCTGATGTATTTTAACGGATTGACGCTCAACATAATGACACTGGGAGGCCTGGCACTCGGCGCCGGGATGCTCGTAGATAACGCGATCGTCGTAATGGAAAACATCATCCGTAATCTCGAGACAGGCATGAGCCTCAGGGAGGCCTCTATTGAGGGCACGTCCCAGGTCAGCGGAGCTATCACCGCTTCGACCATAACTACTATCGTCGTTTTCCTTCCCATAGTCTACCTGCACGGCGCGTCGGGTGAACTGTTCAAGGACCAGGCATGGACTGTCGCCTTTTCACTGCTCTCATCACTCGTGGTGGCCATCTTCGTGATCCCGATGCTTGCAAGCCGTTTCCTGAAGGAAAAAACTCCCTTGAGGGAAAAACGCTCTGTCAGCTTCGAATGGTATGGTCGCGTCCTCGAGAAGAGTATCAACCACAGGTGGAGTATCATAGGCGGCGCGGCGTTGCTCGTGCTGCTGGCAGCCTTGCTTCTACCCGTTGTCGGCAGCGAGTTTATTCCGAAAACAGATGTGAACGAGTTCTCGGTCAGGTTGAGCCTGCCAGAGGGCACCGAACTGGAAAGGACTGCCGGCACGGTAGCGGGAGTCGAAAAAATGATCCAGGAGATACTCGGCGAGAACGTCGAGACGATATTCTGCATGATCGGGCCTGTCACGGGAATGAACGAGATTCAAAGTTCCCTCTTCCAGGACGAGAACACAGCTATCGTTAAAATAATCCTGAAGGATGACACCAGTCTGGACCCGGGTGTGATCGTCGCGAAACTCGGAGGTGCAATATCCTCGATTCCCGAGCTGGAATCGGAATTCCTGCAGGATCAGACGGCCCTTATGGCCACTCTCGGAACCGATTCAGCCCCGGTAGTCATCGAGATCAGAGGCGATGACAACGACATCCTGGAGAGGCTCGCCATCGAGACGAAGGAAAAATTACTCGCGATCGAAGATCTTTATAACGTGGAGACAAGTCTCGAACACGGTCGCCCCGAGGTAGAAGTAGTCATCGACCGCCTGAAAGCGGGAATGTACAACATAGGAGTCAATTCCATCAGTTCGCAGTTATCTGACCTCCTGACGGGAAGAGATGCGGGAGAATGGGAGTACGAAGGTGAAAAGAAGAGTATAACTCTCAGGACACCAGACATTTCACTCAGCGGCCTTCAGGACCTTCAACTGAACGCCTCCGGGACAAGGGTAAGACTCAGCGAACTGTCCGATATCCGTTACGGCTTCGCGCCCAGGGAGATCAACAGGCACGACCAGGTCCGCACCGCTATAGTCACTGCCCACCAGCGTGAGGGTCGGCCGTTCGACCACGTTATCGGCGATATTCGCGAAAGCCTCGCCGGGATCGAACTTCCCTCTGACTACAGAATAGCCATCACGGGGGAAGAAGAGAAAAGACAGGCGGAGTTCAAGGACCTCCGTTTCGCCCTTATCCTTTCCATCATCCTCGTATATATGGTAATGGCCTCCCAGTTCGAATCCCTCATCCACCCGTTCTCGATCCTTCTGACCATCCCTCTCGCCGGAGTAGGCGCGATATTGATCTTCTTCATCCTGGGAAAGACTCTCAATATCATGGCCTATATCGGAATGATCATGCTGGTCGGAATAGCTGTTAACGATTCGATCATACTGGTCGACGCAATAAACCGTCTGAGAAGGGGTGGCATGGCCGCCCGTCAGGCAATAATCGAAGCTGGCAGGATGAGGATCCGCCCGATAGTGATGACAAGCGCCACAACTATCCTGGCCCTTCTTCCTCTCACTCTGGGCTTCGGTGAAGGTGCTTCTCTCAGATCCCCGATGGCTCTTGCGGTCATCGGCGGGCTGGTTACTTCTACCATTCTCACGCTGTTTGTGATTCCCAGCGTTTACTCGGTACTGGACAGGGTCGAATGA
- a CDS encoding efflux RND transporter periplasmic adaptor subunit — protein MKRLILLIMVVALFSSCGGDDADIDTEISVPVSVQEIVPGSIEQFITATGTVNSIAEMTITSEKSGDYFLQQNRATGKPFAIGDRVTEGQIIARLINEEEENNIRIDSKKLHLETSRLDYEKQKSLYDKGGVTLTELKNSERTYMDAEYDYKNAVIQLAKLQIKAPFDGVITDLPYYTPGTRLEMGKVVVQVMDYSNLYLDVNLPGKNLSSITPGFSVRIMNYTVPDDTLAGSITQVATTLDPDTRSFKASIRIDNDQFILRPGMFVKAEIVTARHDSTIVIPKNIILVKQRGKTVFIVEKGAAQERVVSTGLENPDYIEILEGLKEDDRLVIKGFETLRNRSRVKVVR, from the coding sequence GTGAAGAGATTAATATTACTGATCATGGTCGTCGCATTGTTTTCATCATGCGGCGGAGACGATGCCGATATAGATACAGAGATAAGCGTCCCCGTCTCTGTTCAGGAGATCGTACCTGGATCTATAGAGCAGTTTATCACGGCGACCGGCACCGTCAATTCGATTGCCGAGATGACCATCACTTCAGAAAAAAGTGGTGATTATTTCCTTCAGCAGAACCGTGCGACAGGCAAGCCCTTCGCCATCGGAGACCGGGTGACTGAAGGCCAGATCATTGCCCGCCTCATCAACGAGGAAGAGGAAAACAATATAAGGATCGACTCGAAAAAACTCCACCTTGAAACTTCCAGGCTCGACTATGAAAAGCAGAAATCGCTGTACGACAAGGGTGGGGTCACTCTGACGGAGCTGAAGAATTCCGAACGCACATACATGGATGCTGAATACGATTACAAGAATGCGGTCATTCAACTGGCAAAGCTCCAGATAAAGGCCCCTTTCGATGGAGTGATCACCGATCTTCCCTACTATACACCGGGTACAAGGCTGGAGATGGGAAAAGTAGTGGTCCAGGTGATGGACTACAGCAACCTCTACCTCGATGTGAACCTTCCAGGAAAAAACCTCAGCAGCATCACCCCCGGCTTTTCAGTCAGGATCATGAATTATACAGTACCGGACGATACGCTTGCGGGCAGTATAACACAGGTAGCTACCACTCTTGACCCCGACACAAGGTCGTTCAAGGCTTCTATAAGGATCGACAACGACCAGTTCATCCTCAGACCGGGAATGTTTGTCAAGGCAGAGATCGTTACGGCAAGACATGACAGCACTATCGTGATTCCCAAAAATATAATCCTCGTCAAGCAGAGAGGGAAAACGGTCTTTATAGTTGAAAAAGGAGCCGCTCAGGAAAGGGTCGTCTCGACTGGCCTGGAGAACCCCGATTACATCGAGATACTGGAAGGGCTGAAGGAGGATGACAGGCTCGTGATCAAGGGGTTTGAGACCCTTCGTAATCGATCCAGAGTGAAGGTAGTCAGATGA